From Saccharomyces paradoxus chromosome IX, complete sequence, one genomic window encodes:
- the AIM19 gene encoding Aim19p (similar to YIL087C): MSANPVTDDAKDELLSPFRRLYALTRTPYPALANAALLASTPVLSPSFKVPPTQSPALSIPMSRVFSRSSTPRVGITTKTALFFSTMQAIGAYMIYDNDLENGAGFIATWSALYLIVGGKKSFSALRYGRTWPLVLSSVSLANAVLYGQRFLATGFQ, translated from the coding sequence ATGTCTGCTAATCCCGTTACTGATGATGCCAAAGATGAACTTCTGTCACCATTTCGCCGTCTATATGCATTGACAAGGACACCTTATCCTGCACTTGCCAACGCAGCACTATTAGCATCGACTCCAGTCTTATCCCCAAGTTTCAAAGTGCCTCCAACACAATCCCCTGCTCTTTCGATACCAATGTCAAGGGTATTTTCTAGATCTTCTACTCCCAGAGTTGGTATAACCACTAAGACtgccctttttttttctacgATGCAAGCCATAGGGGCATACATGATCTATGACAACGATTTAGAGAATGGGGCTGGGTTCATTGCTACTTGGTCTGCCCTGTATTTGATTGTTGGAGGTAAGAAGTCCTTTAGTGCATTAAGATACGGAAGAACTTGGCCGTTGGTACTATCGTCGGTTTCATTGGCCAATGCTGTCCTTTACGGCCAAAGGTTCCTTGCTACTGGGTTCCAATGA
- the KTR7 gene encoding putative mannosyltransferase (mannosyltransferase involved in protein glycosylation~similar to YIL085C) has translation MAIRLKPKVRRFLLDKYRQKRYVFLFLGCVFAILYRLGNWPFSAKDIVHDPNNLPYSFQDYSTDKDEPFFRGCADTNLYLQNPDYSKMNASFVMLTRNEEMDDVLKTMRSIEGHFNQWFKYPYVFLNDEPFTDYFKDQIQAATNASVEFGLVDEITWEFPAEVRNSLQFKAALEDQNDRGIMYGNMESYHKMCRFYSGLFYKHPLVSKYEWYWRIEPDVDFFCDISYDPFFEMAKNNKKYGFTVLITELYWTVPNLFRTTKSFIKKTADLKDNLGTLWKLFTFNYNILDTEDEEISRWVNFPWEAKPKLTEKLMVDFLLENRAQVNNGEDLEGIQYLVERARSKVPLLEDSIEGEDYNLCHFWSNFEIARVDLFDNEIYNAYFKFLEESGGFWTERWGDAPIHSIGLGMILDLEDVHYFRDIGYRHSSLQHCPKNALQSQENSNTFDKGYNFGCGCRCVCPKKEEDIEDNSSPCMDIFFELLHGKEYEKDFPGCYKPSIKDKDVIEEVRRENFRVIE, from the coding sequence ATGGCTATAAGATTGAAGCCAAAAGTGAGAAGGTTCTTGCTGGATAAGTATCGACAAAAGCGATAtgtcttccttttcttggGATGTGTTTTCGCCATACTTTACCGTTTGGGCAACTGGCCATTTTCCGCAAAAGATATTGTACATGATCCAAATAATTTACCTTACTCCTTCCAGGATTATTCCACTGATAAAGACGAGCCGTTTTTCCGGGGTTGTGCCGATACAAATTTGTACTTACAAAATCCTGATTACTCCAAAATGAATGCATCTTTTGTTATGCTCACAAGAAACGAAGAAATGGACGACGTACTGAAAACTATGAGAAGTATAGAGGGCCACTTCAATCAGTGGTTCAAATATCCATACgttttcttgaatgatGAACCCTTCACAGATTATTTTAAGGACCAAATCCAAGCTGCAACTAATGCCAGTGTGGAGTTTGGCcttgttgatgaaattaCGTGGGAGTTTCCTGCTGAGGTTCGTAATTCATTGCAGTTTAAGGCTGCATTGGAAGACCAAAACGATCGCGGTATAATGTATGGTAATATGGAGTCTTATCACAAAATGTGCCGATTTTATTCCGGGCTCTTTTATAAGCACCCATTAGTCTCTAAGTATGAATGGTATTGGAGAATAGAACCAGATGTAGACTTCTTTTGTGACATCTCATATGATCCTTTTTTCGAGATGgccaaaaataacaaaaaatatgggTTTACCGTGTTGATAACTGAACTATACTGGACCGTCCCCAATCTGTTCAGAACAACGAAAagctttatcaaaaaaacagCAGATTTAAAGGATAATCTAGGCACCCTCTGGAAATTATTTACATTTAACTATAACATTCTAGATAcagaggatgaagaaatttctaGGTGGGTGAATTTCCCCTGGGAGGCAAAACCAAAGTTGACGGAAAAATTGATGGTAGACTTTTTGCTAGAGAATCGCGCCCAAGTGAATAATGGGGAGGATTTGGAAGGTATACAGTATTTGGTCGAAAGGGCTCGTTCTAAGGTGCCATTGCTGGAGGATTCCATTGAAGGGGAAGATTACAATTTGTGTCACTTTTGGAGTAACTTTGAGATTGCCCGCGTTGATTTATTCGACAATGAGATCTATAACGcttatttcaaatttttggaagagTCCGGAGGTTTCTGGACTGAAAGATGGGGTGACGCGCCAATCCATTCAATCGGGTTGGGAATGATCCTGGACCTAGAAGATGTTCATTACTTCAGGGACATTGGCTATAGACATTCATCGCTGCAACATTGTCCGAAGAATGCCTTACAAAGCCAGGAAAATTCCAACACGTTCGATAAGGGTTATAACTTCGGATGCGGGTGTCGATGCGTCTGCcccaagaaagaagaagatatcGAAGACAACTCTAGCCCTTGCATGgatattttcttcgaaTTGCTTCACGGCAAGGAATATGAGAAGGACTTTCCTGGTTGTTACAAGCCCTCCATAAAGGATAAAGACGTGATTGAAGAGGTTAGAAGAGAGAATTTTAGAGTAATTGAATAG
- the SDS3 gene encoding Sds3p (Component of the Rpd3L histone deacetylase complex~similar to YIL084C), with amino-acid sequence MAIQKVSNKDLSRKDKRRFNIESKVNKIYQNFYLERDNQYKDRLTALQTDLTSLHQGDNGQYARQVRDLEEERDLELVRLRLFEEYRVSRSGIEFQEDIEKAKAEHEKLIKLCKERLYSSIEQKIKKLQEERLLMDVANVHSYAMNYSRPQYQKNTRSHTISGWDSSSNEYGRDTANESATDTGAGNDRRTLRRRNTSKETRGNNNNQEESDFQTGNGSGSNGQGSRQGSQFPHINNLTYKSGMASDSDFLQGVNEGTDLYAFLFGEKNPKDNGNGNEKKKNRGAQRYSTKTAPPLQSLKPDEVTEDISLIRELTGQPPAPFKLRSE; translated from the coding sequence ATGGCTATCCAAAAGGTTAGTAACAAGGACTTGTCCCGCAAGgacaaaagaagatttaaTATCGAATCTAAAGTAAACAAGATTTATCagaatttttatttagaGAGAGATAATCAATATAAAGATAGGCTGACAGCACTGCAAACTGATCTAACTTCTCTGCATCAAGGTGATAATGGTCAATACGCTCGCCAAGTACGAGATTtagaggaagaaagagaCCTAGAGTTAGTCAGACTACGCCTATTTGAAGAGTACCGTGTCTCTCGTTCCGGTATCGAATTTCAGGAAGATATCGAGAAAGCTAAGGCTGAGCACGAGAAGCTCATCAAATTATGCAAAGAAAGACTATATTCATCTATAgagcaaaaaataaagaaattacaGGAGGAAAGATTACTAATGGATGTGGCTAATGTACATTCCTATGCTATGAATTATAGTAGGCCGCAGTACCAGAAAAACACGAGAAGCCACACAATAAGCGGTTGGGACTCTTCGTCCAATGAGTATGGAAGAGATACAGCAAACGAAAGTGCTACTGACACAGGTGCTGGAAACGATCGAAGAACCTTAAGAAGAAGGAACACTTCTAAAGAAACAAGAggtaacaataataatcaaGAAGAATCTGATTTCCAAACTGGAAATGGTTCTGGAAGTAATGGCCAAGGTTCTAGACAAGGATCACAATTTCCCCATATCAACAACCTAACCTACAAGTCAGGTATGGCCTCTGACTCGGATTTCTTACAAGGTGTAAATGAAGGCACTGATCTATATGCATTTTTATTTGGAGAGAAGAATCCCAAAGACAATGGCaatggaaatgaaaagaaaaaaaaccgTGGGGCCCAACGATATTCTACCAAAACCGCACCGCCTTTACAGTCTCTGAAACCAGATGAAGTCACTGAGGACATTTCCTTAATTAGAGAATTAACAGGCCAGCCTCCAGCTCCTTTCAAACTAAGGTCCGAATAA